A stretch of Myxococcus hansupus DNA encodes these proteins:
- a CDS encoding HEAT repeat domain-containing protein: MTDWRAERDQALLTLEREKRPAFRTEAALQLYHLASDVPEHAAEFLEVLPRLLSDTQTEVRRAGVSLASVVVPPDALPELLISKLRDEEWQIRLEATGRLADLARPELRGALASMLEDGTFEVRFEAARGIASLQHAAGMDVLLEALDADLLRFRALGALAELGDPRALPPVKKLFGRWLLPAFDRTQAAGVLAKLGDADGATYLLQRSMKKRWSPDRALAVELCGEVKAPGALEHLKSLLDDVKDPCRGAAARGLGRLGDVRAVPWLVGLLQDTQASEDCRLDAADGLWRLGSPEARQAVRNAVSTFPTPEARAELEELLQEEP; the protein is encoded by the coding sequence GTGACGGACTGGCGTGCCGAGCGGGACCAGGCGCTCCTGACGCTGGAGCGCGAGAAGCGCCCGGCGTTCCGGACGGAAGCCGCGCTTCAGCTCTACCATCTCGCGTCGGATGTCCCCGAGCACGCCGCCGAGTTCCTCGAGGTGCTCCCCCGTCTGCTGTCGGATACGCAGACGGAGGTGCGCCGCGCCGGCGTGAGTCTGGCGTCCGTGGTGGTTCCGCCGGACGCGTTGCCGGAGCTGCTCATCTCCAAGTTGCGCGACGAGGAGTGGCAGATTCGCCTGGAGGCCACCGGCCGCCTGGCGGACCTGGCGCGGCCGGAGCTGCGCGGCGCGTTGGCCAGCATGTTGGAGGACGGCACGTTCGAGGTCCGCTTCGAGGCGGCGCGCGGCATCGCGTCACTGCAACACGCGGCGGGGATGGACGTGCTGCTGGAGGCGCTGGACGCGGACCTGCTCCGCTTCCGGGCGCTGGGCGCGCTGGCGGAGCTGGGCGACCCCCGCGCGCTGCCGCCGGTGAAGAAGCTCTTCGGCCGCTGGCTGCTGCCCGCCTTCGACCGGACCCAGGCCGCCGGCGTGTTGGCGAAGCTGGGTGACGCGGACGGCGCGACGTACCTGCTCCAGCGGTCCATGAAGAAGCGTTGGAGCCCGGACCGGGCCCTGGCCGTGGAGCTCTGCGGCGAGGTGAAGGCCCCGGGCGCGCTGGAGCACTTGAAGTCGCTCCTGGACGACGTGAAGGACCCTTGCCGGGGCGCCGCCGCGCGGGGGCTGGGACGGCTGGGGGATGTGCGGGCGGTGCCCTGGCTGGTCGGGTTGCTCCAGGACACGCAGGCCTCCGAGGACTGCCGCCTGGACGCCGCCGACGGGCTGTGGCGCCTCGGGAGCCCGGAGGCGCGTCAGGCCGTTCGCAACGCGGTGAGTACTTTTCCAACACCCGAAGCCCGCGCGGAGCTGGAAGAGCTGTTGCAGGAGGAACCATGA
- a CDS encoding TatD family hydrolase → MKFVDAHCHLEVKDYPDVMAVLDAARAAGLVHAVVVGQFHGPGNWGNALELAAAHPEFLSPTLGIHPHEAARATEDDLATLERTCARPEVRAVGEAGLDYYYDHSPREAQAEVFRRQCALARRLDKPLVVHVRDAHDDCDAILGETGVAKGVIHCFTGDTDAARRYLDRGFFLSLSGVVTYKKTEALQDAVRFAPLERLMVETDSPYLSPVPHRGRKNQPSHVVETAKKIAELKGVTLEEVASVTTANAAALFSLTLR, encoded by the coding sequence ATGAAATTCGTCGATGCCCACTGCCACCTCGAGGTGAAGGACTACCCGGACGTCATGGCCGTGCTGGACGCGGCCCGCGCCGCGGGGCTGGTCCACGCCGTCGTGGTGGGGCAGTTCCATGGGCCGGGCAACTGGGGCAACGCGCTGGAGCTGGCCGCGGCGCACCCGGAGTTCCTGTCGCCCACGCTGGGCATCCACCCCCACGAGGCCGCGCGCGCCACCGAGGACGACCTGGCCACGCTGGAGCGCACCTGCGCGCGTCCGGAAGTGCGGGCGGTGGGGGAGGCGGGCCTGGACTACTACTACGACCACTCGCCGCGCGAGGCGCAGGCGGAGGTGTTCCGGCGGCAGTGCGCGCTGGCGCGCCGCCTGGACAAGCCGCTGGTGGTGCACGTGCGTGACGCGCATGACGACTGCGACGCCATCCTGGGTGAGACGGGCGTGGCCAAGGGCGTCATCCACTGCTTCACCGGGGACACGGACGCGGCGCGGCGCTACCTGGACCGGGGCTTCTTCCTGTCGCTGTCCGGCGTCGTCACCTACAAGAAGACGGAGGCGCTACAGGACGCGGTGCGCTTCGCGCCCCTGGAGCGGCTGATGGTGGAGACGGACAGCCCCTACCTGTCGCCGGTGCCGCACCGGGGCCGGAAGAACCAGCCGTCACACGTGGTGGAGACGGCGAAGAAAATCGCGGAGCTCAAGGGCGTGACGCTGGAGGAGGTGGCTTCCGTCACCACCGCCAACGCCGCCGCCCTCTTCAGCCTCACGCTCCGGTGA
- the holB gene encoding DNA polymerase III subunit delta' — MTLASVLGQPRAVDALQAALRSGAVHHAYLFAGPEGVGKELAAVGLAQALTCPEQPDVGCGACESCRRVEKGLHPDVTWVMPDDERVSRGLAGRSDFTGTPSRELRVEQVRQLQERIALRGLESRRKVALIVSAQTMNVQAQNAFLKTLEEPPSDTTLILVASAIDRLLPTIRSRCGKVHFGPLPVELVAQRVAESRKLDAETAKLAAVMAGGSLGRAMALDVDALSKRKDIVTAFEALRGEDAVGLLRFAEAHGGSRDEAEGTLELLVLWTRDVALVKAGQEAGLANRDLVELGRQVAARTSDVLLHRRHSLMEGARAAIARNGAPRLQLERMLIDLFTETPR, encoded by the coding sequence ATGACGCTCGCATCGGTACTGGGACAACCCCGCGCGGTGGACGCCCTCCAGGCGGCCTTGCGCAGCGGCGCGGTCCACCACGCGTACCTCTTCGCCGGGCCGGAAGGGGTGGGCAAGGAGCTGGCCGCGGTGGGGCTGGCCCAGGCCCTCACGTGCCCCGAGCAACCCGACGTGGGCTGCGGCGCCTGTGAGAGCTGCAGGCGCGTGGAGAAGGGCCTTCACCCGGACGTGACGTGGGTGATGCCAGACGACGAGCGCGTCTCCCGGGGACTCGCGGGCCGGTCCGACTTCACCGGGACGCCCAGCCGGGAGCTGCGCGTGGAGCAGGTCCGCCAGCTCCAGGAGCGCATCGCCCTGCGCGGCCTCGAGTCCCGCCGGAAGGTGGCGCTCATCGTTTCAGCCCAGACGATGAACGTGCAGGCGCAGAACGCGTTCCTCAAGACGCTGGAGGAGCCACCCTCGGACACCACCCTCATCCTGGTGGCCAGCGCCATCGACCGCCTGCTGCCCACCATCCGCAGCCGGTGCGGAAAGGTCCACTTCGGGCCGCTGCCGGTGGAGCTGGTCGCCCAGCGTGTCGCCGAGTCCCGGAAGCTGGACGCGGAGACGGCCAAGCTGGCGGCCGTCATGGCGGGCGGCAGCCTGGGCCGGGCCATGGCGCTGGACGTGGACGCGCTGTCGAAGCGCAAGGACATCGTCACGGCCTTCGAGGCCCTGCGCGGCGAGGACGCCGTCGGGCTGCTGCGCTTCGCGGAGGCCCATGGGGGCTCGCGCGACGAGGCGGAAGGCACGCTGGAGTTGCTGGTGCTCTGGACGCGGGACGTGGCGCTGGTGAAGGCGGGGCAGGAGGCGGGGCTGGCGAACCGTGATTTGGTGGAGCTGGGCCGGCAGGTCGCGGCCCGGACGTCGGACGTCCTGCTGCACCGGCGGCATTCCCTGATGGAGGGCGCTCGCGCCGCCATCGCGCGCAACGGGGCGCCCCGGCTGCAACTGGAGCGGATGCTCATCGACCTGTTCACGGAGACGCCGCGATGA
- a CDS encoding HD domain-containing phosphohydrolase — protein MAKRLGERLIEAGLVNAGAVEQALEHQKITGHKVGDCLVELGLLQETALLRFLAAEFQTRFVSADKLAKARIATEVLDRLPVRLAEAQNVLPLAVDPERKLLSVVAAEPQNKSLMDEIALVTGMSEVYAYVGLRSAISAAIRKHYYGDPTAFTALLEGASTQGQVPPSPSRAGAPEHGRTSAGTGTGNRGGLSLNFRVETDARMRLQRGSSTGTPAVRPSTQRREPGGPRGLVSDSDYVETLGIMVGLLEQDRQRHRGHSAQLARQAGIVGQRMGMPHKELAALSIAAYLHDLGKPAERHFSLASNAVNPEWKAQAKQACRIPTRMFETVHLPAQTNTILAQMYEAWDGSGTPQGAKGEDITLGARILAAVDSFLELTKNPGNALGRVLPKEQALEHLRKHAGVLYDPVVADIVIQLQSGELLRHRLESEGRQVLVVEPDETARGELLEAVLKQGLVAHALSTVEGAHDGLARQDCDVLVVSLRLGVQDVLNLLEQARSAPETAGLPIAVVGEPDTGTRERLLMGGATEVLSPADKTVIARTVQALLDDRVQHNGPGRVVRGSFDELPPRDLLHTLGGGQKSGRLNLRQHTLEGYLHLERGRVVFASFGGHSGEPALQALLKLKQADFQYDPDALLLDVPQMDQDLAALAGGVTGA, from the coding sequence ATGGCGAAGAGGTTGGGAGAGCGCCTCATCGAGGCGGGACTCGTCAACGCCGGGGCCGTGGAGCAGGCCCTGGAGCACCAGAAAATCACCGGCCACAAGGTCGGTGATTGCCTGGTGGAGCTGGGCCTGCTCCAGGAAACGGCGCTGCTGCGATTCCTCGCGGCGGAGTTCCAGACGCGCTTCGTCAGCGCCGACAAGCTGGCGAAGGCGCGCATCGCCACCGAAGTGCTGGACCGGCTTCCGGTGCGACTGGCCGAAGCCCAGAACGTGCTGCCGCTGGCGGTGGATCCGGAGCGCAAGCTGCTCTCCGTGGTCGCCGCCGAGCCGCAGAACAAGTCGCTGATGGACGAGATTGCCCTCGTCACCGGCATGTCGGAGGTCTACGCGTACGTGGGCCTGCGGAGCGCCATCTCCGCCGCGATTCGAAAGCACTACTACGGCGACCCCACGGCGTTCACCGCGCTGCTGGAAGGCGCCAGCACGCAGGGCCAGGTGCCCCCCTCGCCGTCCCGCGCGGGCGCACCCGAGCACGGACGCACGTCCGCGGGCACCGGCACGGGCAACCGGGGTGGGCTCAGCCTCAACTTCCGCGTGGAGACGGACGCGCGGATGCGGTTGCAGCGGGGCAGCAGCACCGGCACGCCGGCGGTGCGCCCCTCCACGCAGCGCAGGGAGCCCGGCGGCCCGCGCGGCCTGGTGAGTGACAGCGACTACGTGGAGACGCTGGGCATCATGGTGGGGCTGCTGGAGCAGGACCGGCAGCGTCACCGGGGCCACTCCGCGCAGCTCGCGCGGCAGGCCGGCATCGTGGGCCAGCGCATGGGCATGCCCCACAAGGAGCTGGCCGCGCTGTCCATCGCCGCGTACCTGCACGACCTGGGCAAGCCGGCGGAGCGGCACTTCTCGCTGGCCAGCAACGCCGTGAATCCGGAGTGGAAGGCCCAGGCGAAGCAGGCCTGCCGCATCCCCACCCGCATGTTCGAGACGGTGCACCTGCCCGCTCAGACGAACACCATCCTCGCGCAGATGTACGAGGCCTGGGACGGCTCCGGCACGCCCCAGGGCGCCAAGGGCGAGGACATCACCCTGGGCGCGCGCATCCTCGCCGCGGTGGACAGCTTCCTGGAGCTGACGAAGAACCCGGGCAACGCCCTGGGCCGCGTGCTGCCCAAGGAGCAGGCCCTGGAGCACCTGCGCAAGCACGCGGGCGTGCTCTACGACCCGGTGGTGGCGGACATCGTCATCCAGCTCCAGAGCGGCGAGCTGCTGCGCCACCGCCTGGAGAGCGAAGGCCGCCAGGTGCTGGTGGTGGAGCCGGACGAGACGGCGCGCGGCGAGCTGCTGGAGGCGGTGCTCAAGCAGGGCCTGGTGGCGCACGCGCTCTCCACGGTGGAGGGCGCGCATGACGGCCTGGCCCGGCAGGACTGCGACGTCCTGGTGGTGAGCCTGCGGCTGGGCGTGCAGGACGTGCTCAACCTGCTGGAGCAGGCGCGCTCGGCGCCGGAGACGGCGGGGCTCCCCATCGCCGTGGTGGGCGAGCCCGACACCGGCACCCGCGAGCGGCTGCTCATGGGCGGCGCCACCGAGGTGCTGTCCCCCGCGGACAAGACGGTCATCGCCCGCACGGTGCAGGCCCTCCTGGACGACCGCGTGCAGCACAACGGCCCGGGCCGGGTGGTGCGCGGCAGCTTCGACGAGCTTCCGCCGCGTGACTTGCTGCACACGCTGGGCGGTGGCCAGAAGAGCGGCCGGCTCAACCTGCGCCAGCACACGCTGGAGGGCTACCTGCACCTGGAGCGGGGCCGCGTCGTCTTCGCGTCCTTCGGTGGCCACTCGGGAGAGCCCGCGCTGCAAGCCCTGCTGAAACTGAAGCAGGCGGACTTCCAGTACGACCCGGACGCGCTGCTGCTCGACGTGCCGCAGATGGACCAGGACCTCGCGGCCCTGGCCGGCGGCGTCACCGGAGCGTGA
- the holA gene encoding DNA polymerase III subunit delta, which yields MSASDLDDVLASVKAGKVAPVYLLAGEEFLIRKGADELVKLLVPDAAMGLNLAVLDAGSPREVAQELATLPLFPGRKVVLVRDPEFLAPKKGRGDALGKAREAWKAGKRKEGARRLLALAARAGWGVEQLDPSSSGAPSVEKWKDELNVELADADVAFLKEAAAFCREERISAPEGDTTALLDLIQKGVPTGHALVLAASDMDAKNPLVKLAHDKGYVVERKVAARHKDLDLTDIAKEFLAPFKKKLGPGALEELKERIGGNIRLLQSELEKLATYSEGPAIERADVAALVHHAREEEFFELSEALQKRDFGGALAYADDAMGQGTHALQLLGAVASIVRGLLESHEWMWRYAGGTPPRTAKDVEARIFPRLEAELKGSKRKMPNAWALTFSMKAAAGYERRELLGALVACAEADLSLKSSANGRLVIERLLATVCVRQHGAG from the coding sequence ATGAGCGCCAGTGACTTGGATGACGTGCTGGCCAGCGTGAAGGCGGGGAAGGTCGCCCCCGTGTACCTGCTGGCGGGTGAGGAGTTCCTGATTCGCAAGGGCGCCGACGAGCTGGTGAAGCTGCTCGTCCCGGACGCGGCCATGGGGCTCAACCTGGCGGTGCTGGACGCCGGCAGCCCTCGCGAGGTGGCGCAGGAGCTGGCCACGCTGCCGCTGTTCCCCGGCCGCAAGGTGGTGCTGGTCCGCGACCCGGAGTTCCTGGCGCCCAAGAAGGGGCGCGGGGACGCGCTGGGCAAGGCGCGCGAGGCGTGGAAGGCGGGCAAGCGCAAGGAAGGCGCGCGGCGGCTGCTGGCGCTGGCGGCGCGCGCGGGCTGGGGCGTGGAGCAATTGGACCCGAGCAGCTCCGGGGCGCCGTCCGTGGAGAAGTGGAAGGACGAGCTCAACGTGGAGCTGGCCGACGCGGACGTGGCCTTCCTCAAGGAGGCCGCCGCGTTCTGCCGCGAGGAGCGCATCTCGGCGCCGGAGGGGGACACCACCGCGCTGCTGGACCTCATCCAGAAGGGTGTGCCCACGGGGCATGCGCTGGTGCTGGCCGCGTCCGACATGGACGCCAAGAATCCGCTGGTGAAGCTGGCCCACGACAAGGGCTACGTCGTCGAGCGGAAGGTCGCGGCGCGCCACAAGGACCTGGACCTGACGGACATCGCCAAGGAGTTCCTGGCGCCCTTCAAGAAGAAGCTGGGGCCCGGCGCGCTGGAGGAGTTGAAGGAGCGCATCGGCGGGAACATCCGGTTGCTTCAGTCGGAGCTGGAGAAGCTGGCCACGTACTCGGAAGGGCCGGCGATTGAGCGGGCGGACGTGGCCGCGCTGGTCCACCACGCGCGCGAGGAAGAGTTCTTCGAGCTGTCCGAGGCGCTCCAGAAGCGGGACTTCGGCGGGGCGCTCGCCTACGCGGACGACGCCATGGGGCAGGGGACGCACGCGCTGCAGCTCCTGGGCGCGGTGGCCTCCATCGTCCGGGGCCTGCTGGAGAGCCATGAGTGGATGTGGCGCTACGCGGGAGGCACGCCGCCTCGCACCGCGAAGGACGTGGAGGCGCGCATCTTCCCCCGGCTGGAGGCGGAGCTGAAGGGCAGCAAGCGGAAGATGCCCAACGCGTGGGCGCTCACCTTCAGCATGAAGGCGGCGGCGGGGTATGAGCGGCGGGAGTTGCTCGGCGCGCTGGTGGCGTGTGCCGAAGCGGACCTGTCGCTGAAGTCGTCGGCGAACGGCCGACTGGTCATCGAGCGGCTGCTGGCCACGGTGTGTGTGCGCCAGCACGGCGCGGGTTAG
- the metG gene encoding methionine--tRNA ligase produces MAERILVTSALPYANGPVHIGHAVEYVQTDIYVRFLRSCGRDVVYFCADDTHGTPIELNAAKQGLKPEEFIARFHDEHQRDFRDLDIRFDYFHSTNSPENRQYAELIYGRLKEKGDIERRNIEQTYCEKDRRFLPDRFIKGTCPNCKAADQYGDACEKCGKAYAPTDLVDARCALCGTPPVRKHSEHLFFKLSRHADFLQDVLRKPGFLHPGLATQLQGFFEKGLADWDISRDGPYFGFAIPGETDKYFYVWLDAPIGYIATTEKWAKASGKAKSALDYWAADADTRIIHFIGKDIVYFHALFWPAVLNVAGFHIPSEIKVHGHLTVNGEKMSKSRGTMVPVRDYLDQLDPSYLRYFYAANLGPGVEDLDLNLKDFRQRVNGELVNNVGNLANRALSLLAGPLEKRLAPGRADGPGRELVEAALARVPEVRDAFEKLEYRSAIRVITEIASAANGFLQTAAPWAQVKKDAEVARADLSDAADVAYLLGALLAPVTPRLSEKLFAQLGAEPLTFQALEGAKYPLLDRSRPIGTPEPLLPRLEEERVNAIIKLPEGAAPQAQSVEVKPAKATKAEKKPAEAAPAPAAAPADAAPGEIEYDDFAKVELKAGKVLAAEKVPKADKLIKLTIDLGEGSPRTIVSGIAEAFAPESLTGRNVVVVANLKPRKLKGIESRGMVLTAGPGGKELSLLDPGDVAPGSEVK; encoded by the coding sequence ATGGCTGAGCGAATTCTCGTCACCAGCGCGCTGCCCTACGCGAACGGCCCGGTCCACATCGGCCACGCCGTCGAGTACGTGCAGACCGACATCTACGTTCGTTTCCTCCGCTCGTGCGGCAGGGACGTCGTCTACTTCTGTGCCGATGACACCCACGGCACCCCCATCGAACTGAACGCGGCGAAGCAGGGCCTCAAGCCCGAGGAGTTCATCGCCCGCTTCCATGACGAGCATCAGCGGGACTTCCGCGACCTCGACATCCGGTTCGACTACTTCCACTCCACCAACTCGCCGGAGAACCGCCAGTACGCGGAGCTCATCTACGGGCGGCTGAAGGAGAAGGGCGACATCGAGCGCCGGAACATCGAGCAGACCTACTGCGAGAAGGACCGCCGCTTCCTGCCGGACCGCTTCATCAAGGGCACCTGCCCCAACTGCAAGGCCGCCGACCAGTACGGCGACGCCTGCGAGAAGTGCGGCAAGGCCTACGCTCCCACGGACCTCGTCGACGCGCGCTGTGCCCTGTGTGGCACGCCCCCGGTCCGGAAGCACTCCGAACACCTGTTCTTCAAGCTGTCGCGGCACGCGGACTTCCTCCAGGACGTCCTGCGCAAGCCGGGCTTCCTCCACCCGGGCCTGGCCACCCAGCTCCAGGGCTTCTTCGAGAAGGGCCTGGCGGACTGGGACATCAGCCGCGACGGGCCGTACTTCGGCTTCGCCATCCCGGGTGAGACGGACAAGTACTTCTACGTCTGGCTGGATGCGCCCATCGGGTACATCGCCACCACGGAGAAGTGGGCGAAGGCGTCGGGCAAGGCGAAGAGCGCGCTGGACTACTGGGCCGCGGACGCCGACACCCGCATCATCCACTTCATCGGCAAGGACATCGTCTACTTCCACGCCCTGTTCTGGCCGGCCGTGCTCAACGTCGCGGGGTTCCACATCCCCAGCGAAATCAAGGTCCACGGCCACCTGACGGTGAACGGCGAGAAGATGTCGAAGAGCCGCGGCACCATGGTGCCGGTGCGCGACTACCTGGACCAACTGGACCCCAGCTACTTGCGCTACTTCTACGCGGCCAACCTGGGCCCGGGCGTGGAGGACCTCGACCTCAACCTCAAGGACTTCCGCCAGCGCGTGAATGGCGAGCTGGTGAACAACGTGGGCAACCTGGCCAACCGCGCGCTGTCGCTGCTGGCCGGGCCGCTGGAGAAGCGGCTCGCGCCGGGGCGCGCCGACGGTCCGGGCCGCGAGCTGGTGGAAGCCGCGCTCGCCCGCGTGCCGGAAGTCCGCGACGCGTTCGAGAAGCTGGAGTATCGGTCCGCCATCCGCGTCATCACGGAGATTGCCTCGGCCGCCAACGGCTTCCTCCAGACGGCCGCGCCGTGGGCCCAGGTGAAGAAGGACGCCGAGGTCGCTCGCGCGGACCTGTCGGACGCCGCGGACGTGGCCTACCTCCTGGGCGCGCTGCTCGCCCCGGTGACGCCGCGCCTGTCGGAGAAGCTCTTCGCTCAGCTCGGCGCCGAGCCGCTGACGTTCCAGGCCCTGGAGGGCGCGAAGTACCCGCTGCTGGACCGGAGCCGTCCCATCGGCACGCCGGAGCCGCTGCTGCCTCGGTTGGAGGAGGAGCGCGTCAACGCCATCATCAAGCTGCCGGAGGGCGCCGCGCCTCAGGCTCAGTCCGTGGAGGTCAAGCCGGCCAAGGCCACGAAGGCGGAGAAGAAGCCCGCCGAGGCGGCCCCCGCTCCCGCCGCGGCGCCCGCGGACGCGGCCCCGGGTGAAATCGAATACGACGACTTCGCCAAGGTGGAGCTCAAGGCGGGCAAGGTGCTGGCCGCGGAGAAGGTCCCGAAGGCGGACAAGCTCATCAAGCTCACCATCGACCTGGGCGAGGGGAGCCCGCGCACCATCGTCTCCGGCATCGCGGAGGCCTTCGCCCCCGAGTCGCTCACGGGACGCAACGTGGTGGTGGTGGCCAACCTCAAGCCGCGCAAGCTCAAGGGCATCGAGTCGCGCGGCATGGTCCTGACGGCGGGGCCGGGTGGCAAGGAGCTGTCGCTGTTGGATCCGGGCGACGTGGCCCCTGGCAGCGAGGTGAAGTGA